The nucleotide sequence AAGCTTATCAACTCTTTATACAGTGTTTCATCACTCAAGCTTACCCCTTTTTTAAGCACCACTAAGCCTAATGGAACTTGACCTTTAAGCTTATCATCAACCCCTATCACGGCCACTTCCGCCACGGCTTCATGTTGACACAACACCTCTTCAAAACGTCCAGTAGAAAGTCGATGCCCAGCAACATTGATGATGTCATCGATACGACTCATGATATACAGGTAACCCTCCTCATCCATATAACCAGCATCACCCGAGAGGTAGTAGCCCGGATACATAGATAAGTAACTGTCTAAATATCTCTGTTCATTTTGCCACAGGGTGGTCAAGGTTCCCGGCGGCAAAGGCAGCTTAATCACCACATTACCTGAGGTATTCGCCTCCACCTTATTCCCCATCTCATCGACAACCTCAACTTGATAACCCGGCACAGGTAGCGCAGGCGATCCAGGCTTTACTTCAACAGGAGCTGTACCCATCAAATTAGCAGCGACAGGCCAACCAGTTTCAGTTTGCCACCAATGATCGATGACGGGCTTTGCTAAACGCTCCTCCGCCCAACGCAGGGTGTCGGGATCGCAGCGTTCTCCGGCTAAAAACAGTGTATGCAGACAAGATAGATCGACATCTTTAATAAAGTCACCATCGGGATCGTCTCGCTTTATCGCCCGTATCGCTGTAGGGGCAGTAAAGAAACTCTTAACCTGATACTTAGCAATTGTGCGCCAAAATATCCCCGGATCGGGTGTGCCAACCGGCTTACCTTCAAACATAAGCGTGGTCGCCCCTACCAACAAAGGTCCGTAGACAATATAGGAGTGTCCAACCACCCAGCCCACATCCGATGCAGCCCAGAAAGTATCCCCCGCTTCGATGTTGTAGATATGCTTCATCGACCAGGCAAGTGCCACGCCATGGCCGCCATTATCACGTACCACGCCTTTAGGTTGCCCCGTGGTCCCAGAGGTATAAAGGATATAAAGGGGATCTGTCGCGGCAATACTCAAGCAGCCAATATCTGGGGCACTGGCAACTGCGCTCTGCCAGTCGACATCACGTCCCGGCACTAGCTCTGCTTGATGTTGGCTTCGATTGAGGATAATACACTGCTCAACTTTATGACTCGATTGGGCAATAGCATCGTCCAACAAAGGCTTATAAGCCACAGCACCTGAGGGTTCAATGCCACAAGAAGCCGACAAAATAAGCTTAGGTTTAGCGTCGTCAATCCGGCTCGCCAATTCATTACCAGCAAAACCGCCAAAAACCACAGAGTGAATTGCGCCAATGCGTGCACACGCCAGCATGGCATAGGCCGTTTCTGGCACCATCGGCATATAGATGATAACGCGATCGCCCTTTTTCACGCCAACTGAATCCATGTAACCCGCCAGTCGGCTGACTTGGGCTTGCAGTTCTGTATAGGTAATGCCGTATTCAGTGTCGGTCACCGGACTGACATATTGAATAGCAATCTGCTCGCCCCGCCCACTATCTACATGTCTGTCCACCGCGTTATAACAGGTATTAAGTTCACCACCAGCAAACCAAGTATAGAGTGGCATATTGCTGTCATCGAGGACGCGATCCCAAGGTTTATCCCAACTTAACGCCGTAGCTGCATCAGCCCAAAATTGCTCAGATTGCGCTATAGAGGCTGTATGCATCTGTTGATGTAGCTTATGATTCTCGCTCTTCATTACCCTCTCCCCAGAACATAAAATTGAATAATTCGGCTTACAGCTAAAGACTATAAGCCTAGGCTAGACACATTATGCTCACAGACTGAGCATTCCCATTAGACCTTATGATTAGGTTGGATATTGAGCGGTTCACATATCTAATAAACTGGCAAATTTACTTTCCATAAACAACCAATCAAAAATCAAAAAAATAAGTGAACACCGAACCACCATCTTTACGTTAACGTAAACTTCATGTAAGGTAATTAAAAGTTAAATATTATGGTGTTTTTAATGAGTGATAAACAGATCACACAAACAACTTACTCAATTAGCGATCTGTCTAAAGAGTTTGATATTACCACCCGAAGCATTCGTTTTTACGAAGATCAAGGCCTACTGAAACCTAAGCGTCGTGGGCAAACTCGAATCTATAACCTCAAAGATAGGGTTCGTCTAAAACTGATCCTGCGCG is from Shewanella sp. MTB7 and encodes:
- a CDS encoding propionyl-CoA synthetase; amino-acid sequence: MKSENHKLHQQMHTASIAQSEQFWADAATALSWDKPWDRVLDDSNMPLYTWFAGGELNTCYNAVDRHVDSGRGEQIAIQYVSPVTDTEYGITYTELQAQVSRLAGYMDSVGVKKGDRVIIYMPMVPETAYAMLACARIGAIHSVVFGGFAGNELASRIDDAKPKLILSASCGIEPSGAVAYKPLLDDAIAQSSHKVEQCIILNRSQHQAELVPGRDVDWQSAVASAPDIGCLSIAATDPLYILYTSGTTGQPKGVVRDNGGHGVALAWSMKHIYNIEAGDTFWAASDVGWVVGHSYIVYGPLLVGATTLMFEGKPVGTPDPGIFWRTIAKYQVKSFFTAPTAIRAIKRDDPDGDFIKDVDLSCLHTLFLAGERCDPDTLRWAEERLAKPVIDHWWQTETGWPVAANLMGTAPVEVKPGSPALPVPGYQVEVVDEMGNKVEANTSGNVVIKLPLPPGTLTTLWQNEQRYLDSYLSMYPGYYLSGDAGYMDEEGYLYIMSRIDDIINVAGHRLSTGRFEEVLCQHEAVAEVAVIGVDDKLKGQVPLGLVVLKKGVSLSDETLYKELISLVRKNIGPVASFRLVSVVQKLPKTRSGKILRGTMRKIADNQDYKVPATIEDPQTLELVRNALTRMGYADALTTRQQ